A single Halarcobacter anaerophilus DNA region contains:
- a CDS encoding sensor histidine kinase, which translates to MNNLKIRQKFLILGFIAFLSLLFIGWLALKINQESFKNSNSVVINFQDTQKIQTLYIEELYILREMILSLVISPNDDYKNDIDKKILPMINSLDGKFSKNLYLDSKYWENYKKIALKTREYSLKGFDEGAFMNTSTVERDSFYDLINQLKGIQNEKLKSSEKKIFELKKSVDNNNFYILIGVLIIGLIGLILDITVIMKLVKNIETIQKGLEKFFDYLNSPTDYKKTLHHIDIKSKDELGLMSEAINKKVKLIKENLHDDYKLIHEATLTLDNLKEGKFGNRLKEEGKSKELNTLKNVMNEVIDSLENKIKEEITQRTNQEKLMMQQSKLAAMGEMIGNIAHQWRQPISEINAVLMEVETITKYSKLNKEHLLESIKICNQVTEHMSMTISDFQNFFKPSKKKEDFSVLSACKKALSIINASLTNNKIKLIFDVQDDNIINGYSSEFSHAILNIISNAKDVLVSRKIKDPKIKISIKVGRKFTVIKISDNAGGIKLEDIDIIFEPYFTTKHAKQGTGIGLYMTKMIIENNMQGFVNVKNIENGALFTIKIK; encoded by the coding sequence ATGAATAATCTTAAAATTCGTCAAAAGTTTCTAATTTTAGGGTTTATCGCCTTTCTTTCTTTGCTTTTTATTGGCTGGTTAGCTTTGAAAATAAACCAAGAGAGTTTTAAAAATTCAAATAGTGTAGTTATTAATTTTCAAGATACGCAAAAAATACAAACTTTATATATAGAAGAGTTATATATCTTACGTGAAATGATTCTTTCTTTAGTTATCTCTCCAAATGATGATTATAAAAATGATATAGATAAAAAAATATTACCAATGATAAATAGTCTAGATGGAAAGTTTTCAAAAAATTTATATCTTGACAGTAAATATTGGGAAAATTATAAAAAAATTGCTTTAAAAACAAGAGAATATTCATTAAAAGGGTTTGATGAAGGTGCTTTTATGAATACTTCAACTGTAGAAAGAGATAGTTTTTATGATTTAATTAATCAATTAAAAGGTATTCAAAATGAAAAACTGAAAAGTTCAGAAAAAAAGATATTTGAACTTAAAAAAAGCGTAGATAATAATAATTTTTATATTTTAATCGGAGTACTTATTATCGGTCTAATCGGTTTAATTCTTGATATTACAGTTATTATGAAGTTAGTAAAAAATATAGAAACAATACAAAAAGGTTTGGAAAAGTTTTTCGATTATTTAAACAGTCCGACTGATTATAAAAAGACACTGCATCATATAGATATAAAAAGCAAAGATGAATTAGGCTTAATGAGTGAAGCTATAAATAAAAAAGTTAAATTAATAAAAGAGAATTTACATGATGATTATAAACTTATTCATGAAGCAACTTTAACTTTAGATAATCTAAAAGAGGGAAAATTCGGGAACAGGCTAAAAGAGGAAGGGAAATCAAAAGAGTTAAATACTTTAAAAAACGTGATGAATGAAGTGATTGACAGTTTGGAAAACAAAATCAAAGAAGAGATTACTCAAAGAACAAATCAGGAAAAACTAATGATGCAGCAATCAAAATTAGCTGCAATGGGAGAAATGATTGGAAATATAGCCCATCAGTGGAGACAACCTATAAGCGAGATTAATGCTGTTTTAATGGAAGTAGAAACTATTACAAAGTACAGCAAGTTAAATAAAGAACATTTATTAGAAAGTATTAAAATTTGTAACCAAGTTACGGAACATATGTCCATGACTATAAGCGATTTTCAAAATTTCTTTAAACCATCAAAGAAAAAAGAGGATTTTTCCGTACTTAGTGCCTGTAAAAAAGCTTTATCTATTATTAATGCTTCTTTGACTAACAATAAAATAAAATTAATTTTTGATGTTCAAGATGATAATATTATTAACGGTTATTCAAGTGAATTTTCCCATGCAATATTAAATATTATATCTAATGCAAAAGATGTTCTTGTCTCTAGAAAAATAAAAGACCCAAAGATAAAAATAAGTATTAAAGTGGGTAGAAAATTTACTGTTATAAAAATATCCGATAATGCAGGAGGAATAAAACTTGAGGATATAGATATAATATTTGAACCCTATTTTACGACAAAACATGCTAAACAAGGAACGGGAATCGGTCTTTATATGACAAAAATGATTATAGAGAACAATATGCAAGGTTTTGTAAATGTAAAAAATATTGAAAACGGAGCCTTATTTACTATAAAAATCAAATAA